gttttaaaattttaatcataatttggagagatttgatgCAATTAATCTCAACGATATCGAATGACCATTGATGTAAAGGATACTTATGGGAACTTAataaaatagctaaaaattGTGTATTAAAAAGGCTTATATTAGAGTATAAAGTTttcaaaaggactaaaatttcaattttttttttcatttaatcaaaggttaaaaagattaaattgaaacttttaatttttgaaaatggatTTGCCCATTTGGTAAGGGGGACTAAGGTCCCTGCCTAGGGACAGTTCACAAAATTGAACTGGACCAGTTAGATCAAGAATCGGCCAGTATATTAGTATAAACAAATGGATTGAACTAGGCTATGAACAAACCgtttaaaaatgacaaaaaaaagcTTGAAACCAGGATAAAGAAATCGACGATTGAATcggttttataaaattttcaatcttttatttatttaattattgttaaattaatgaTCTAATCAATTCAATCACGGATCGaatttctaaatattaattttgaagtttgcttttttttattattattatagttctTGAAAGACTCACTCTCTTTCTTGTAAAAAAATGGACCGTTCATTGCGAATCCGATGCACTTTAAAATGGTCCTCAGTCCTCACCCTCTAGCCATTGTTGAACATATACATGTTatgttttctgtttcttttgaATAAGGAGCCAACCAACATAACTAAAATGCTTAAAAgcatttattgattttatgtcacataattaaaatttataaaaaaaattgattatccAGGTTGGTTTGATAGTAAAATAACATATTGacatttgtcttaatttatatGGAACGATAGTTAAAATTAGACTCTCGTTTGACACCTAAATGTTAAGctctaaactcaaaacttgagaaaaatataatcattatactcaatatttaattatgtgtAAGTAAAGTTATTGATATTTTACCAACGACGAGGTATTGTGTTATTGTTCATTGACGAGATATGAGACTCATATATCGGCACTATATCAAATATTCACCCTTTAAAAATTGTAACGTTTTAATCAGAATAAGTGTAAGTGgtttaaattaagtaataaaattataaaaataaaattatggcaacttaaaatataaaagttgaatGTAAAGTAGAGGGACCGGAatcataatttgataaaatataaaacataatctTTTCTAGAAGTCGCAAGGTGACACTAAAACTGATGGAACCAGTTTGGACACTTCCCGTGGGCCATAATATCATCAATACaattaagaagaagaaaaagaaaaagactgTTTCTAAGGTGATTGGGCATTTAGTATGAGTCAATAATTTGACTGGACTTCAACTGCATCTTAACAATGGCTTAATCAATGGTAAGCCCTCAAACAATACTTCTTTTTGAGTTGGGtacttcaactttttttttatcaaatcaggtacctaaattataattttgtaaccGTTATGGCCCCACTTGTTATCTtcgttaaaaaaaatcatttcaaccAATCGGGAGTTGACACATAATAATTTCTCATTAATTCTTgatatatttttggtatttttttatagAGTTAAAgcaattaaagaaataatcaaatttcaagcAATCCAATCGAATGGTGATGGAGGTTGGATGAAGGAGGAGggatatatgatattttaaaattttaatataatttttatttaatattaatgttaatttctCGTTTagctattttcttatttatttatttatttattttatagctaagaaaaatatatttttaattatgtgtcAATTCTCGATTGGCTTAAGTGTTTTTAAACGATAAGGGTCCATTATGGTTAAAGAATTATAGTTCAGGTACCtaacattaaaaagaaatatagcTCGAGGGCAGTTTTTAATAAGCCcataacaatttattattatttggcatattataaatttaactcttgacgtttatatcttttgtcaatttaacctttattcttttttgagctaaaattagccattaacctttcaaaaaaagtaattttttactagaaatgttgataaaactttaattttctaATGATATTGGAATGACAATCCACATGACAGTCCACATGTAGTTAATGCTAACATGAtactatttgtcttatatgccatgttaataagtaatttaaaagttaatgggtaaattcaactcttttgaaagattaattgtcaaatttgatttttaaaagataagggtcaaatttagctaaaaagtatggaccaaattgacaaaaatataaacattaaaggCTAAACTTAATATTATCCGTACTATTTAGGAAGGTTCACCTTCGCCTATGTTACAAAATCTTCAcagtatatatacacatacctAGGCAGATTAAAAGGATGTAAAAATATTTGAGCCTTTTACTTCACTTAGCCAGCAAAAAGAATCAAAGATGAGCATGGTCCGTGGCACCACCCCTACTGTGGACGAAGATGTTCCACTTCCAGGTTTCCGATTCCACCCGACAGATGAAGAGCTCGTCGGGTTTTACCTTCGACGAAAAGTCGACAACAAACCCCTCACAATCGAACTCATCAAAGAGATCGATATCTACAAATACGATCCTTCCGATCTCCCGAGTACGTACTTCAACCATTATTATCATAGTTATATGAATTTTGACATGTTAATGATTCTTTTTGTATATACACGCAGAAACTGGCATGGTGGGAGAGAATGAATTGTATTTCTTTTGTAGACGAGGAAGGAAGTACCGGAACAGCGTAAGACCGAACCGGGTGACAGAGTCGGGGTTCTGGAAAGCAACGGGCATCGACAAGCCTGTTTTTTCGGTTGAAGGTGGTGAAGCCATCGGGCTTAAGAAAACGTTAGTGTACTACCGTGGAAGTGGGGGCAAAGGAACTAAAACCGATTGGATGATGCATGAATTTCGCCTCCCCAATCCCACAATGACGGCACAAGATGCTGTAAGTAGCTTGAAAGTATTGTTAAAGGGCCTCCATTCAGTTCGCTTTGATCGAAACTTAATCAATTGGTTCATGCAGCCATCGTTAAGATACTATATTTAATCGATTCGTAACGTAATACATGTTTTTGGGGTTGCAGGAAGTATGGACGATATGTCGATTTTTCAAGCGGCATAGAAAAATCAAACAAGATTGGAGACAAGGTGCTGCTAAACCAGCTTCAACTGGCAATGGCAATGGTGTACAAGGCTATGAAAGTGGCAGTGTGGGATCCAGCAGCCATGAAAATTACATTACATTGGGGTCTCAGAATGTTGAAAactatgatgatgatgatggtgagaTGGTTATGGATCATATGATGAATGATGGGAGTTGCAGAAGGGAATGGTATCATGGAGAGATGCAATGTAtggcatcatcatcatcaccatcttCAAGCTTTTCAACAGAAAATGATTTCTTCACAAATGCCAATTGGGATGAGCTTAAATCAATTGTAGACTTGGATCTTGATCCCTTTCATTTCGcgaaaaatcatttttaatgagatataCTATGATGGCccttaaaaatagaataaatttactCTAAGAATTTAGGGGTcgagattaaattatatatttttataaaagttaaattacaATTTCACTCTTGTattagtttatatctttatgacttttaaaaagattaaatcaaattttttttgtttttgggacTCAAggtataattttatcataaattaattaacttatgattttatgaaatttaggGGAGTTTAAAGcaaaaatttctcattttaggAGGGACTAGGCCCTGCGCCTCCATTCATCCCTGTATACAGGGTGAGTCTCGaacgtaaaattttaaaattgctaaaatataactttactattaaatcaaaatctcattgatattacatttaaaaattactaatatgGTTCCTCACGTTTCGTATTAGATtgataattatgtcaaattataaagtaaaaatttaaaggttaaaatatgcatTAAGTCTCCATACAGCTCtcatacatttgaaatttagtccccTACTCTACTATTACTTTTAGAAATTCAGCCgctctaatttttaaatttaaaaattcaagtctaGTAGTTACCACCAAGGTTGCTTGAACGAAATCGGACTGACCGGTTGGAACGAGAATTGGCTAAGGTACTACTCTGGAGAAGGACATTGAGCCGATTAGCTTAAAATCCGGTACAGATCGGTTGAACAGAGCAAAAAACCGATTGAACTGGACGGCTGAACTAGTTGAAccacaatttaaatatttttttataatatttttaacaatttatttaattgaatcggATGGACTAGTCGAACCAGTTGGACCGATGAACCAATGGCCTGATCAGTTTAACCACAAGTCCGATTCTGAAAGCCTTGGTTACTACTGTTAAActtcttctattaaattcataGGTATGACGTGACTtcttgaaattaatatatattcactAGGTAGtcatctaataataaaaataatgttgaaatactgattaggattttttttattaaaaaaaaaacacctatTTGAACTCAtcttcataaaatattttttactagaATACTGttcttaataaaaattgacGTCAACATGttgattgaaatagttaataatattaactatttagactaactaaatacattataaaagtaaaggaactaaattaaataaaaaaattaaaatatataaattaaatctcaaatttcaacATGCTATAAGagtcaaaacaaaatttgacaattgtaacaccccctaaccccaaaccgttgCCGGaatagagttacgaggcattaccggacatatcaggTAATTTACGataattcttaattaaatattaaacacattaagataaaatcata
The Gossypium raimondii isolate GPD5lz chromosome 8, ASM2569854v1, whole genome shotgun sequence DNA segment above includes these coding regions:
- the LOC105792796 gene encoding transcription factor JUNGBRUNNEN 1 translates to MSMVRGTTPTVDEDVPLPGFRFHPTDEELVGFYLRRKVDNKPLTIELIKEIDIYKYDPSDLPKTGMVGENELYFFCRRGRKYRNSVRPNRVTESGFWKATGIDKPVFSVEGGEAIGLKKTLVYYRGSGGKGTKTDWMMHEFRLPNPTMTAQDAEVWTICRFFKRHRKIKQDWRQGAAKPASTGNGNGVQGYESGSVGSSSHENYITLGSQNVENYDDDDGEMVMDHMMNDGSCRREWYHGEMQCMASSSSPSSSFSTENDFFTNANWDELKSIVDLDLDPFHFAKNHF